One segment of Brassica napus cultivar Da-Ae chromosome C3, Da-Ae, whole genome shotgun sequence DNA contains the following:
- the LOC106387973 gene encoding SPX and EXS domain-containing protein 5 isoform X3, which produces MFGGVFSVPVNNPHLRKSGSRLIIANLEGENDLKNSSMQLACFSDAQKGALLLGFFLFCIGWESVMKMGLDTRELFFYETFLYYNPLLLITMMVWLWGVNLWVFSRTGVDYAAIFYLGPDHLSHKEIWKCARWMTTIILTSMTAYLYLYSHGDVSLAASQPIVLYLSAVIILIIPFDIFYMSSRYYLLWTFWRILFPVKTVSFSDFFLADILTSLSKVLSDLERSVCRMVHRQVATVAWFEADSVCGSHSAVIPLVLVLPYLFRLFQCIRQYKDSKDIANIWNAGKYLTAVPVIFLSALKYFIDQDTWTYSIQPAWILSGLANTFFSFFWDVLRDWDLSVFTRIFKFTKPNLCSHLLYGRRWVYVWVIGSNLVLRWTWTYKLSAHLRNNYITVFIITLLEIYRRFQWAFFRIENVWYKINNPKRTTSHQTNPVSLQNDNGGEQEKLLAHSHSLGV; this is translated from the exons ATGTTTGGAGGTGTCTTTTCTGTGCCTGTGAACAATCCTCACCTGCGCAAATCTGGAAGTAGGCTCATCATCGCTAATCTTGAAG GAGAGAATGACTTGAAGAACTCAAGTATGCAACTAG CATGTTTCAGTGATGCACAGAAAGGAGCTCTCTTGCTTGGCTTTTTCCTTTTCTGT ATTGGATGGGAATCTGTAATGAAAATGGGATTAGACACAAGAGAACTGTTCTTCTATGAGACCTTTCTGTATTACAATCCTCTCCTTCTCATT ACAATGATGGTTTGGCTCTGGGGTGTGAATCTGTGGGTGTTTTCTCGAACTGGAGTCGATTACGCAGCAATATTTTATCTAGGACCAGATCATCTTAGTCACAAAGAGATATGGAAG TGTGCTAGGTGGATGACGACGATAATATTGACTAGCATGACTGCCTATCTGTACCTATACTCGCATGGAGATGTGTCCTTGGCTGCTTCTCAACCA ATTGTTTTGTATCTCTCTGCTGTGATCATTCTCATCATCCCTTTCGATATCTTCTACATGTCCTCTCGTTACTACTTGCTATGGACTTTTTGGCGCATTCTCTTCCCTGTTAAG ACGGTTTCGTTTTCAGACTTCTTCCTAGCTGATATCCTtacttctttgtcaaag GTTCTGTCCGATTTGGAGCGTTCTGTATGTCGTATGGTCCATAGACAG GTAGCTACTGTTGCATGGTTTGAAGCAGATTCTGTTTGTGGGAGTCATTCGGCTGTAATCCCCTTAGTTCTTGTTCTACCTTATCTTTTCCGTCTGTTCCAATGCATTCGTCAGTACAAAGATAGCAAAGACATTGCAAACATCTGGAATG CTGGGAAGTATTTAACGGCAGTGCCAGTCATCTTTCTATCAGCACTCAAGTATTTTATCGATCAGGATACATGGACTTACTCCATTCAGCCTGCTTGGATCCTCTCTGGCCTAGCCAAcactttcttctccttcttttggGATGTTTTACGCGATTGGGATCTAAG TGTCTTCACTCGGATTTTCAAATTCACCAAACCAAATCTTTGCTCTCATCTTCTTTATGGACGCCGTTGG GTGTATGTTTGGGTGATTGGAAGCAATCTAGTACTAAGGTGGACATGGACGTACAAGCTATCAGCTCATCTCCGTAACAACTACATCACGGTCTTCATCATCACTCTTCTGGAGATTTACAGACGGTTCCAGTGGGCGTTTTTCCGTATAGAGAACGTGTGGTACAAGATCAACAACCCCAAGCGTACTACTTCTCATCAGACGAATCCTGTTTCACTCCAAAACGATAACGGTGGCGAACAGGAGAAGTTACTCGCACATAGTCACAGCCTCGGTGTATAA
- the LOC106387973 gene encoding SPX and EXS domain-containing protein 5 isoform X4: protein MKMGLDTRELFFYETFLYYNPLLLITMMVWLWGVNLWVFSRTGVDYAAIFYLGPDHLSHKEIWKCARWMTTIILTSMTAYLYLYSHGDVSLAASQPIVLYLSAVIILIIPFDIFYMSSRYYLLWTFWRILFPVKTVSFSDFFLADILTSLSKVLSDLERSVCRMVHRQVATVAWFEADSVCGSHSAVIPLVLVLPYLFRLFQCIRQYKDSKDIANIWNAGKYLTAVPVIFLSALKYFIDQDTWTYSIQPAWILSGLANTFFSFFWDVLRDWDLSVFTRIFKFTKPNLCSHLLYGRRWVYVWVIGSNLVLRWTWTYKLSAHLRNNYITVFIITLLEIYRRFQWAFFRIENVWYKINNPKRTTSHQTNPVSLQNDNGGEQEKLLAHSHSLGV, encoded by the exons ATGAAAATGGGATTAGACACAAGAGAACTGTTCTTCTATGAGACCTTTCTGTATTACAATCCTCTCCTTCTCATT ACAATGATGGTTTGGCTCTGGGGTGTGAATCTGTGGGTGTTTTCTCGAACTGGAGTCGATTACGCAGCAATATTTTATCTAGGACCAGATCATCTTAGTCACAAAGAGATATGGAAG TGTGCTAGGTGGATGACGACGATAATATTGACTAGCATGACTGCCTATCTGTACCTATACTCGCATGGAGATGTGTCCTTGGCTGCTTCTCAACCA ATTGTTTTGTATCTCTCTGCTGTGATCATTCTCATCATCCCTTTCGATATCTTCTACATGTCCTCTCGTTACTACTTGCTATGGACTTTTTGGCGCATTCTCTTCCCTGTTAAG ACGGTTTCGTTTTCAGACTTCTTCCTAGCTGATATCCTtacttctttgtcaaag GTTCTGTCCGATTTGGAGCGTTCTGTATGTCGTATGGTCCATAGACAG GTAGCTACTGTTGCATGGTTTGAAGCAGATTCTGTTTGTGGGAGTCATTCGGCTGTAATCCCCTTAGTTCTTGTTCTACCTTATCTTTTCCGTCTGTTCCAATGCATTCGTCAGTACAAAGATAGCAAAGACATTGCAAACATCTGGAATG CTGGGAAGTATTTAACGGCAGTGCCAGTCATCTTTCTATCAGCACTCAAGTATTTTATCGATCAGGATACATGGACTTACTCCATTCAGCCTGCTTGGATCCTCTCTGGCCTAGCCAAcactttcttctccttcttttggGATGTTTTACGCGATTGGGATCTAAG TGTCTTCACTCGGATTTTCAAATTCACCAAACCAAATCTTTGCTCTCATCTTCTTTATGGACGCCGTTGG GTGTATGTTTGGGTGATTGGAAGCAATCTAGTACTAAGGTGGACATGGACGTACAAGCTATCAGCTCATCTCCGTAACAACTACATCACGGTCTTCATCATCACTCTTCTGGAGATTTACAGACGGTTCCAGTGGGCGTTTTTCCGTATAGAGAACGTGTGGTACAAGATCAACAACCCCAAGCGTACTACTTCTCATCAGACGAATCCTGTTTCACTCCAAAACGATAACGGTGGCGAACAGGAGAAGTTACTCGCACATAGTCACAGCCTCGGTGTATAA
- the LOC106387973 gene encoding SPX and EXS domain-containing protein 5 isoform X1: protein MFGGVFSVPVNNPHLRKSGSRLIIANLEGENDLKNSSMQLGTIAKLRSPLILSSLKVALYVGGLYVCGKIGWESVMKMGLDTRELFFYETFLYYNPLLLITMMVWLWGVNLWVFSRTGVDYAAIFYLGPDHLSHKEIWKCARWMTTIILTSMTAYLYLYSHGDVSLAASQPIVLYLSAVIILIIPFDIFYMSSRYYLLWTFWRILFPVKTVSFSDFFLADILTSLSKVLSDLERSVCRMVHRQVATVAWFEADSVCGSHSAVIPLVLVLPYLFRLFQCIRQYKDSKDIANIWNAGKYLTAVPVIFLSALKYFIDQDTWTYSIQPAWILSGLANTFFSFFWDVLRDWDLSVFTRIFKFTKPNLCSHLLYGRRWVYVWVIGSNLVLRWTWTYKLSAHLRNNYITVFIITLLEIYRRFQWAFFRIENVWYKINNPKRTTSHQTNPVSLQNDNGGEQEKLLAHSHSLGV from the exons ATGTTTGGAGGTGTCTTTTCTGTGCCTGTGAACAATCCTCACCTGCGCAAATCTGGAAGTAGGCTCATCATCGCTAATCTTGAAG GAGAGAATGACTTGAAGAACTCAAGTATGCAACTAGGTACAATTGCCAAACTGCGAAGCCCTTTAATCCTTAGCAGCCTCAAG GTTGCTTTGTATGTCGGTGGTCTTTATGTTTGTGGAAAG ATTGGATGGGAATCTGTAATGAAAATGGGATTAGACACAAGAGAACTGTTCTTCTATGAGACCTTTCTGTATTACAATCCTCTCCTTCTCATT ACAATGATGGTTTGGCTCTGGGGTGTGAATCTGTGGGTGTTTTCTCGAACTGGAGTCGATTACGCAGCAATATTTTATCTAGGACCAGATCATCTTAGTCACAAAGAGATATGGAAG TGTGCTAGGTGGATGACGACGATAATATTGACTAGCATGACTGCCTATCTGTACCTATACTCGCATGGAGATGTGTCCTTGGCTGCTTCTCAACCA ATTGTTTTGTATCTCTCTGCTGTGATCATTCTCATCATCCCTTTCGATATCTTCTACATGTCCTCTCGTTACTACTTGCTATGGACTTTTTGGCGCATTCTCTTCCCTGTTAAG ACGGTTTCGTTTTCAGACTTCTTCCTAGCTGATATCCTtacttctttgtcaaag GTTCTGTCCGATTTGGAGCGTTCTGTATGTCGTATGGTCCATAGACAG GTAGCTACTGTTGCATGGTTTGAAGCAGATTCTGTTTGTGGGAGTCATTCGGCTGTAATCCCCTTAGTTCTTGTTCTACCTTATCTTTTCCGTCTGTTCCAATGCATTCGTCAGTACAAAGATAGCAAAGACATTGCAAACATCTGGAATG CTGGGAAGTATTTAACGGCAGTGCCAGTCATCTTTCTATCAGCACTCAAGTATTTTATCGATCAGGATACATGGACTTACTCCATTCAGCCTGCTTGGATCCTCTCTGGCCTAGCCAAcactttcttctccttcttttggGATGTTTTACGCGATTGGGATCTAAG TGTCTTCACTCGGATTTTCAAATTCACCAAACCAAATCTTTGCTCTCATCTTCTTTATGGACGCCGTTGG GTGTATGTTTGGGTGATTGGAAGCAATCTAGTACTAAGGTGGACATGGACGTACAAGCTATCAGCTCATCTCCGTAACAACTACATCACGGTCTTCATCATCACTCTTCTGGAGATTTACAGACGGTTCCAGTGGGCGTTTTTCCGTATAGAGAACGTGTGGTACAAGATCAACAACCCCAAGCGTACTACTTCTCATCAGACGAATCCTGTTTCACTCCAAAACGATAACGGTGGCGAACAGGAGAAGTTACTCGCACATAGTCACAGCCTCGGTGTATAA
- the LOC106387973 gene encoding SPX and EXS domain-containing protein 3 isoform X2: protein MFGGVFSVPVNNPHLRKSGSRLIIANLEENDLKNSSMQLGTIAKLRSPLILSSLKVALYVGGLYVCGKIGWESVMKMGLDTRELFFYETFLYYNPLLLITMMVWLWGVNLWVFSRTGVDYAAIFYLGPDHLSHKEIWKCARWMTTIILTSMTAYLYLYSHGDVSLAASQPIVLYLSAVIILIIPFDIFYMSSRYYLLWTFWRILFPVKTVSFSDFFLADILTSLSKVLSDLERSVCRMVHRQVATVAWFEADSVCGSHSAVIPLVLVLPYLFRLFQCIRQYKDSKDIANIWNAGKYLTAVPVIFLSALKYFIDQDTWTYSIQPAWILSGLANTFFSFFWDVLRDWDLSVFTRIFKFTKPNLCSHLLYGRRWVYVWVIGSNLVLRWTWTYKLSAHLRNNYITVFIITLLEIYRRFQWAFFRIENVWYKINNPKRTTSHQTNPVSLQNDNGGEQEKLLAHSHSLGV, encoded by the exons ATGTTTGGAGGTGTCTTTTCTGTGCCTGTGAACAATCCTCACCTGCGCAAATCTGGAAGTAGGCTCATCATCGCTAATCTTGAAG AGAATGACTTGAAGAACTCAAGTATGCAACTAGGTACAATTGCCAAACTGCGAAGCCCTTTAATCCTTAGCAGCCTCAAG GTTGCTTTGTATGTCGGTGGTCTTTATGTTTGTGGAAAG ATTGGATGGGAATCTGTAATGAAAATGGGATTAGACACAAGAGAACTGTTCTTCTATGAGACCTTTCTGTATTACAATCCTCTCCTTCTCATT ACAATGATGGTTTGGCTCTGGGGTGTGAATCTGTGGGTGTTTTCTCGAACTGGAGTCGATTACGCAGCAATATTTTATCTAGGACCAGATCATCTTAGTCACAAAGAGATATGGAAG TGTGCTAGGTGGATGACGACGATAATATTGACTAGCATGACTGCCTATCTGTACCTATACTCGCATGGAGATGTGTCCTTGGCTGCTTCTCAACCA ATTGTTTTGTATCTCTCTGCTGTGATCATTCTCATCATCCCTTTCGATATCTTCTACATGTCCTCTCGTTACTACTTGCTATGGACTTTTTGGCGCATTCTCTTCCCTGTTAAG ACGGTTTCGTTTTCAGACTTCTTCCTAGCTGATATCCTtacttctttgtcaaag GTTCTGTCCGATTTGGAGCGTTCTGTATGTCGTATGGTCCATAGACAG GTAGCTACTGTTGCATGGTTTGAAGCAGATTCTGTTTGTGGGAGTCATTCGGCTGTAATCCCCTTAGTTCTTGTTCTACCTTATCTTTTCCGTCTGTTCCAATGCATTCGTCAGTACAAAGATAGCAAAGACATTGCAAACATCTGGAATG CTGGGAAGTATTTAACGGCAGTGCCAGTCATCTTTCTATCAGCACTCAAGTATTTTATCGATCAGGATACATGGACTTACTCCATTCAGCCTGCTTGGATCCTCTCTGGCCTAGCCAAcactttcttctccttcttttggGATGTTTTACGCGATTGGGATCTAAG TGTCTTCACTCGGATTTTCAAATTCACCAAACCAAATCTTTGCTCTCATCTTCTTTATGGACGCCGTTGG GTGTATGTTTGGGTGATTGGAAGCAATCTAGTACTAAGGTGGACATGGACGTACAAGCTATCAGCTCATCTCCGTAACAACTACATCACGGTCTTCATCATCACTCTTCTGGAGATTTACAGACGGTTCCAGTGGGCGTTTTTCCGTATAGAGAACGTGTGGTACAAGATCAACAACCCCAAGCGTACTACTTCTCATCAGACGAATCCTGTTTCACTCCAAAACGATAACGGTGGCGAACAGGAGAAGTTACTCGCACATAGTCACAGCCTCGGTGTATAA